One stretch of Streptomyces hygroscopicus DNA includes these proteins:
- a CDS encoding monooxygenase, with protein MVNDVVVVGAGPVGLLLAAELRLVGVGVTVIERAAARSPHSKALTLHPRTLEVLAMRGLAGPFVREGVPLPTGHYGGLPVRLDFSVLDTRFPYTLVLPQLRTERLLEERLRELGGEIRWEHRALEVRQDADGAEVDVAGPEGTYTLRAAWVVGCDGAGSTVRSSAGIDFPGTLATATGFLGDVVLDAPPSVPSVDNEHGGFLVVPLADGHHRIAGSTGESLTIPADQPLTFDELRGYVRQVAGTDFGMRAPRWLSRFGNASRQAARYRDGRILLAGDAAHMHMPMGGQGLNVGLQDAFNLGWKLAAVCQGRSPEGLLDTYHAERHPVGAALLENTQAQTVLGATYTADVRALRSVFGRLLAAHPAVNRQFAGELSALDVAYHPAAGKSGEAGGTGESGGAGETGVPGEAGGGHSLAGSRAPDLGLDGAPEPSLYPLLADGRFVLLHLGPGGDAGHGATEGPGVADARAAAEAIAGSPDRIRAVTARPTTAHDGWAGRSTVLVRPDGHVAWDAALSSR; from the coding sequence GTGGTGAACGACGTCGTCGTGGTGGGGGCCGGACCCGTGGGGCTGCTGCTCGCCGCCGAACTGCGGCTGGTGGGTGTGGGCGTCACCGTGATCGAGCGCGCCGCCGCCCGCAGCCCGCACTCCAAGGCGCTGACCCTGCATCCGCGCACCCTGGAGGTGCTGGCGATGCGCGGTCTCGCCGGGCCGTTCGTCCGTGAGGGCGTTCCGCTGCCCACCGGGCACTACGGCGGGCTGCCGGTCCGGCTGGACTTCTCCGTGCTGGACACCCGCTTCCCGTACACGCTGGTCCTGCCGCAACTGCGCACCGAGCGGCTGCTGGAGGAGCGGCTGCGGGAGCTGGGCGGGGAGATCCGCTGGGAGCACCGGGCGCTGGAGGTGCGCCAGGACGCGGACGGCGCCGAGGTGGACGTGGCGGGCCCCGAGGGGACGTACACCCTGCGCGCGGCATGGGTGGTGGGCTGCGACGGGGCCGGAAGCACCGTACGGAGCTCCGCCGGTATCGACTTCCCCGGCACCCTGGCCACCGCGACCGGCTTCCTCGGCGATGTGGTGCTCGACGCGCCGCCCTCGGTCCCCTCGGTCGACAATGAGCACGGGGGCTTCCTGGTCGTCCCGCTGGCCGACGGACACCACCGCATCGCGGGCTCCACCGGGGAGTCCCTCACCATCCCCGCCGATCAGCCGCTCACCTTCGACGAGCTGCGCGGATATGTGCGCCAGGTCGCGGGCACGGACTTCGGGATGCGGGCGCCCCGCTGGCTGTCCCGGTTCGGCAACGCCTCCCGGCAGGCCGCCCGCTACCGCGACGGCCGCATCCTGCTCGCCGGGGACGCGGCGCATATGCATATGCCCATGGGGGGCCAGGGCCTGAACGTGGGGCTCCAGGACGCCTTCAACCTGGGGTGGAAGCTGGCCGCGGTGTGCCAGGGCCGCTCCCCCGAGGGGCTGCTGGACACCTACCACGCCGAGCGCCACCCCGTGGGGGCCGCGCTGCTGGAGAACACCCAGGCCCAGACCGTGCTCGGCGCCACGTACACCGCCGACGTGCGCGCCCTGCGCTCGGTTTTCGGCCGGCTCCTGGCCGCCCACCCGGCGGTGAACCGGCAGTTCGCCGGGGAGCTCTCCGCGCTGGACGTGGCCTACCACCCGGCCGCGGGGAAGTCGGGCGAGGCCGGGGGGACGGGGGAGTCGGGAGGGGCCGGGGAGACGGGTGTGCCGGGAGAGGCCGGGGGCGGCCACTCGCTGGCCGGCAGCCGCGCCCCCGACCTCGGGCTGGACGGGGCGCCCGAGCCCAGCCTGTATCCGCTGCTGGCCGACGGGCGTTTCGTACTGCTCCACCTCGGCCCGGGCGGCGACGCGGGGCATGGGGCGACCGAAGGCCCGGGTGTCGCCGACGCCCGCGCCGCCGCCGAGGCGATCGCCGGGAGTCCGGACCGGATACGGGCCGTGACCGCGCGCCCCACCACCGCCCATGACGGCTGGGCGGGCCGGAGCACGGTGCTGGTGCGCCCGGACGGCCATGTCGCCTGGGATGCCGCGCTGTCCAGTAGATGA
- a CDS encoding transcriptional regulator codes for MGLDRTAVVTAALELLDEAGLDKLTMRKVAERLGVQLNTVYWHASSKPRLLELMADTMLEGCADAPLPDPWDDRACTLAHRYRAALLSRRDGARVVAGTYVAEEHTLRLADTLTGAFLSGGHSPAEAGWRTWSLVYFTLGLTQEEQAAQDIGGMEPLLRAATAERFPALAAVVEHFGDFEHRFQHGVGLIVRGREASA; via the coding sequence ATGGGCCTGGACCGCACGGCCGTGGTGACGGCGGCGCTGGAACTGCTCGACGAGGCGGGGCTGGACAAGCTCACGATGCGCAAGGTGGCCGAGCGGCTGGGCGTGCAGCTCAACACCGTCTACTGGCACGCCTCCAGCAAGCCCCGACTGCTGGAGCTGATGGCCGACACGATGCTCGAGGGATGCGCCGACGCACCGCTCCCGGACCCCTGGGACGACCGGGCGTGCACCCTGGCCCACCGCTATCGCGCCGCGCTGCTCTCCCGCCGCGACGGCGCACGGGTCGTGGCCGGGACGTATGTCGCCGAGGAGCACACCCTGCGCTTGGCGGACACCCTGACCGGCGCGTTCCTCAGCGGCGGCCACAGCCCCGCCGAGGCCGGCTGGCGGACCTGGTCGCTGGTCTACTTCACGCTCGGCCTGACCCAGGAGGAACAGGCCGCCCAGGACATCGGCGGCATGGAGCCGCTGCTGCGGGCGGCCACCGCCGAGCGCTTCCCCGCCCTCGCCGCGGTCGTCGAGCACTTCGGCGACTTCGAGCACCGCTTCCAGCACGGCGTCGGGCTGATCGTCAGGGGGCGGGAAGCGAGCGCGTAA